A DNA window from Chelativorans sp. AA-79 contains the following coding sequences:
- a CDS encoding endonuclease/exonuclease/phosphatase family protein codes for MRILSLNAWGGRLRDRLMRYLREADPDIVCLQEVVQTPTAEAEWLVYRDHDVELPQRANLFREVADIFPSHQSFFCPAARGSLYDGERNFPSEWGLATFVRRSYPVIGQVQDFVHGDFAPDGWGEHPRARNAHVVRLFDYGAAAPITIAHMHGLRDPAGKEDTPARHAQARALADLIGSVRQAGDRLVVCGDFNVLPDSSTFAVLGALGLTDLVTMHGHTDTRTSYYRKSPRFADYMLVSADIPVRRFDVVQEPEVSDHRVLLLELD; via the coding sequence ATGCGGATTTTATCGCTGAATGCTTGGGGAGGTCGGCTCCGCGACCGCCTGATGCGCTACCTGAGAGAGGCTGACCCGGACATAGTGTGCCTCCAGGAAGTGGTGCAAACCCCGACTGCGGAAGCAGAATGGCTCGTCTATCGAGACCACGACGTGGAGCTCCCGCAGAGAGCCAATCTGTTTCGGGAGGTGGCGGACATCTTTCCGTCTCACCAATCGTTCTTCTGTCCCGCTGCCCGTGGCAGTCTTTACGACGGCGAACGAAACTTTCCCTCGGAATGGGGGCTGGCGACCTTCGTCCGACGCAGCTATCCCGTGATCGGACAGGTTCAGGATTTCGTGCACGGCGACTTCGCGCCGGACGGCTGGGGCGAGCACCCGCGAGCGCGCAATGCCCATGTGGTGCGCCTGTTCGACTATGGCGCTGCCGCTCCCATCACGATTGCGCACATGCACGGTCTGCGTGATCCGGCAGGCAAAGAGGATACACCCGCCCGCCATGCCCAGGCCAGGGCACTGGCCGATCTCATAGGCTCAGTGAGGCAGGCCGGCGACAGGTTGGTGGTGTGCGGCGACTTCAATGTGCTTCCGGACAGCAGCACGTTCGCGGTGCTCGGGGCGCTCGGGCTGACGGATCTCGTGACGATGCACGGTCATACCGACACGCGAACGTCCTACTACCGAAAATCTCCGCGGTTCGCCGACTACATGCTCGTGAGCGCCGACATCCCGGTGCGACGGTTCGATGTCGTCCAGGAACCGGAAGTCTCCGATCACAGGGTACTTCTTCTGGAATTGGACTAA